ctgttgctgtcctcgggcactctgtgccggcaacaagaCTGCCTAGAACAGCATAcctgaagcagcagcagatgtAAGTAATTTCTCTATCATGAATAAATGCCTTTGTATAACTTGGCCACCACGGCTCTCGCTAACCAAGAGATTTATATGACAGAACTTTGTCTCTAACTGTCAAAATATAAAACATATGTCCTGTATAGTTCTTTGCCGGTAAGAGTCATTAGGTGTCTTGCATCATGAGTTACGAGTCTAATAGCATTCCAAGTCATGCAAGTCACTGAAGTATCAAAAAGGAGACAATTAGGAACCATAGCGATAGAAGCCTGCATCGTAAATAAGGCAATTACAGCCATAAAACTTCTATCCTTCTAACATTAAAATCGTTAGTACAATCAGCAAAGAATAAACTCAAAACAATTTCTTCGGGGCTACAATTTCTTCTTAGTAATTCAAAGCTAGCAAAATGGAGAATAAAGCAAAATGGAGTACAATTTAGAGTACAGTGCAATTTACTTGAGACAATTTCTTCCCATTAGGCTTATGCTTACACCTAACGGGTTTGCTACTGTCATTTGTGAGAAGTCCAAGGCTTGAACCTCAGCCCATCTCAATCGGCAGAAGCATATACTGAGTGTTCCTTTTCTATGCACTGTGAAATAGGTAACTAGAACAAGGTAGGGCCTAGCCTATGAGCAAAAAATCTGGGATTCAGGAAAAGGAGGAGTTTTTAAAGCTTATCACTGAAGAGCTTGTCTCTATGGACAGTATATGCCCTTCACCACAGAACACAAATGACTGCCAGATACGCTGCTTGATTTAAGTTAAGacttctcaaacattttcataatGTATATTACATCTTAATAAAGATAGAATTTAATTGCATGGACCACTTTCTACTCCATCCACAATCTGACATCTATTACAAGTAGATCCAACACTTTGAAACTGATTATTAGTGATGCAGAAGAAAGCTCAACACTCAAACtctacaatctatcctgaaggatgatccctcactctcacagatcttgggagacaggccagtcctcgcttacagacagcccccacaacctgaagcaaatactcaccagcaaccacacaacaaaaaacactaacccaggaacctatccttgcaacaaagcccgttgccagctctgtccacatatctattcagcggacactatcataggacctaatcacatcagccacactatcagaggctcattcacctgcacatctaccaatgtgatatgtgccagcatgtgccagcaatgcccctctgccatgtacactggccaaaccggacagtctctatgcaaaagaataaatggacacgaatcagacgtcaagaattataacgttcaaaaaccagtcggagaacacttcaacctccctggtcactcaattacagatctaaaagtcgcaattattcaacaaaaaaacatcaaaaacagactccaatgagaaactgcagaactagaattaatttgcaaactggacaccattaaattaggcttgaataaagacagggagtggatgagtcattacacaaactaaaaactatttccccctattaattttccccctactgttactcacaccttcttgtcaactgtttgaaatgggccatcctgattatcactacaaaagttttttttctcctgctgataatagcccaccttaattgattagtctcattagagttggtaggccaacacccatttttttcatgttctctgtgtgtatatatatatcttcctctgcatgcatctgatgaagtgggctttagcccacaaaagcttatgctcaaataaatttgttaatctctaaggtgccacaaatactcttCGTTCTTTTATCATTCTTGTTCACCTTCTAAATATTTTTTATATAATACAAGATGGAGTGGTATGAAGGTTCTCTGGGTGAGAGTTTGGGATGACCAGTTCGGATGATCACACATTTTTCACAGTGGTAAAATTATGTAGGCAATCCCAAGCAAATGCTGATAAAACCTTTCTACCACATCATTCTGTATGGACAAAGAAAATCCATTTTACAGGATATGGTATCTTAAACAGAGTTTTAGAGTTTTCTTTTAGTGTAAACATTCATTGTATTCCTAACCCTATAAAGTTTTCActacaaagggccagatcctcaaccgtAAAAAGCCTCTTGGGAAGGTGTAATTATGTTTTGTTCTTAAATGGTAGATGTTTGAagctgctcagtggtttgaaatATTAGGATAAGTTCCAAGGAGATGGATCAATGGGCAAAGGGCAGGCAAAGCAATCAAAGACTCATGACAAATTAATTTAACacatggccagggccggctccaggcatcagcctggcaagcaggtgcttggggcggccgctccagagaggggcggcacgtccaggtattcggcggcaattcggcggacggtccctcactccctctcggagcgaaggacctcccgccgaattgccaccgcagatcgcgatcgcggcttttttttttggctgtttggggcggccaaaaccctggagccggccctgcacatggcTCTGCAGCTTCTGAAGTAATTGCTCATTTACTTGTGTCTTCAGGGCTGTTCATTCTGCAGAATCTACAAACAAGCGTGCTTTTTTGTTGTGTAAACTGGACTCAGGTTACAAACCCACTTTAAATAAGATACATAACAGATGTCCGATGATAAACTTTCATTCACTACATTTCTGGGCCATATTCAAATTAGTAAACTGAAGTTAAACAGTTTTGTTTCCCATGACCATGGTCCTTCAAATTCTTCTACATCTTCCCTTTttacaaattttcaaaaatgtgttttaaattttATCATTACATGTTGAGCTCCTGGATCTTAAAGTGGcttttaaataatactttgcaaatCCTTAATCTAGATTCTCTAAGTAAAAATTGGCTTGTTTTTCCATAATAATAAAGCAGTGAGAATTAGAACAGTCTATCTTCTCCATCTTACAAACTGATGACAGATCATAATTTATATGTATATTCTAGATTTCAATGCTCTTTTATTGCTGTTTCTGTCTACTGAGTAAATGCATTTTTTGAAACTTGGGTAGGTAAAGTATTTACATGCTAAACTAGGGTACTGGCCTACCAGGTAATAAGTGCATTCAGAGTTATCTAACAATTAGGCTGCCATTTTAACTTGCACTTCGAATTCTCTGACTATTGTAGATTTAAATGGGTCCTTTTCATATTTACTTGAATGCACTTTGTTGGAAATCTGACATAAGAGAAAGTTATTAACTAAAAATAATTGTATGTTGTCTGATAGTAGCTATGAATCTGAAGTTATCTGTACCACTGTAACTAGACCTACAGTTACAGTTCAAAATTAACAAGATTGGGAAATTTATCACACAGTCAAATGTTATTTTAAAGCAGCAATGAGAAGTTCCTTGAACTTCTCTAAGTCACACTTATTAATGACAAaagctttatttttcttcttaagAAGACCATTTATATCCATTACCATCATTCCTCTAGTTAGTGAGCCATTCAGCTCCACACTTACAGCAGCTTCTATGGCTTCTGTGACAAAGCTCTCGTCAATTGCAGCAGCCATAGCATAGGAATCACAAGACACAAATCCTGGAGTCCATAGGATGTTGCCTGTATTTTCGTGTTCTGACTTCATGAATTTTATACTGTGGGCAAATATTTTCTCTGTGAACTTAGCTTTTTTGGTGTCCTGATTAATCCACTCATGATAGAATTCCTGCAAACCAAAAGAATAATGTTGGCGATTAAAAAATGAAGAGAAACATTGGGATATAGCTTCATCCCTCCTTTTGTGATTAAGTCAAGACTGCCCAGCATTAGAGCATGTACACAGCTTTAGATACAGTTATTTTTACATTCCAATTCAGGGAGCTCTGATTTAGGACACAGTCCTGTAATATGATCCATGTGGACATACCCCTGCACCCATGGACACTGAGTTTCACCAGATTTACCTTTAACATTAATTTACATTAAACATTTGGTGTCTTACCCAAGACAATGAATTGCGACATGTAAATTCCCATGTTGCAATATAAGTAGGGCAAGTGAACTCATTTAAGACAACATACGCAGCTTCTGGATCAGTTGCAAAATTGAATTCTCCACAGACTGTAACATTTCCTCTGGCTAACAAAAACATAaaccaaaaaagtaactgttcaGTATATTTGCTTATTTTCTTCAATCATTTTACTTTTCAGTACCAAAACTTACAATATTTACTGCACCTTGTCCACTTTGCTTACCAAAAAATCATAATACAAAAAAGAACATGTCCAAAACAAATCATATTTTTAGCATTAAACTATTATCATAAGataaatttattataaaattCCAACAAAGATTTAACTTCAAGTTAAGGTCATTGAAAGGTATTAACTGTGAGTGCAATtactaaaaatcaaagaaatcaCACATTATGGCAACATTAACAACTACACCAACCTCCTTTCCCATACCTAATCTAATACACAAATGCATGCAGTCTAGCAATCGTATAAAAAAGGCCAAACAGCTTCTGAATAAGCATACTGGAGTTATTAGTTAAAATGTTTGCCTACTGATCATTTTATAAATTACTTACATTCTACATTTCCTCCCATAATGAACATATTTTTAAGCTTCTTAGGAAATGTTGGATCCAATTTCACTGCCAAAGCTAGATTAGTCAAAGGACCAGTGGCAACTAGAGAAATCTACAAAACATAAACAAAACACTACTCCATCTCTTTACATGTTACTCCAATGAAAACAAACCAAGAGACCCCAGATCACATTTTTCCAAGTGGCttgttttaaacatttgtttACAGTTCTGTTAAagtagtgtttcccaaacttgggacgccgcttgtttagggaaagcccctggcaggccaggctggtttgtttacctgccgcgtctgcaggtccggccgagcgcggctcccactggccgcagttcactgctccaggccaatgggagccgctggaagcggcacgggccgagggacgtggccagtgggagctgcgatcagccggacctgcggacgcggcaggtaaacaaactggcccggcccaccaggggctttccctaaccaagcggcgtcccaagtttgggaaacactgtgttAAAGCAACACTCTGTGACTTCACCTATTGGTGGATTACTTCTCCCACTTGACAGAAAGATTAGCTATGTTGGGGTTCTTTTGGAACGCACACTGCAGATGTCTGGGAATCCCAGAGAAATCACGTACTTCTTTTTTCATCTGTAGTTGTTCAAGACATTACGGTCTTTTCTTGCTTTTATTGGAATACTGCCCTAAAAACTCCAACAGGAGCTATCTATAAAGACTCAGAAGCAGCAGCTAGTCCAGAATGAGGCTGTTCAtctgttaggtgtagtgagttggTATGAGCACAcaaagaaaattaatattttaatttttctatAAATTTGAGAAGACTGTTAGAATGAGAGACCTGGAAAATCAAGTCATCACTTTGTCTTCACCGATGGTGTAACTGTTCAATAGCTAGACACTTCACTATGCCATTCCACCAATGTGCCACAACTCTGACCACCTTTAGTGGTAAGATATTGTTCACAGACTCCATGTCCATTCAATCCTTGGTCTCTGCTGGAACTGTTATCTATCTTGACAATCACTATCGAGTCCAGGGGTGGCTTTTGTGATTTGTCTACTTGTCCATAGGGAATTGGACTGAGCACCTGATCCATTTCATATGGATCAAACACCCATCAAACAGTAATAGCTTTCAAGCACTACCAACGAGGCTTATAATCTGAATTTGCGATAAAGATGAAACATACTATGTCCTATCTTCAGTCCCTCCAAGTCATGCAATCTGCCATAAGGAAAACTATGATATAGAAACACTGAGGCCCCAAAATGAAGTACCATGATAGTTTGTGGCTCTTAGCTCTGTAGGGATGTAAAAATTCTAAAGAAGATAAAAAAAACTGGATCATATTACAGGACTGTGTCCTAAATCAGAGCTCCCTGAATTGGAATGTAAAAATAACTGTATCTAAAGCTGTGTACATGCTCTAATGCTGGGCAGCCTTGACTTAATCACAAAAGGAGGGATGAAGCTATATCCCAATGtttctcttcatttttaaaaaaattaaacaaaggcATAGAGGGTCTTAGTTATTATGAAAGATTGATACCTTGTGCCTACACAGTAGAAGTTGAGAAAGAGAAGGTAGTAGGAAATCTTATTGCAATATATACCTAAAAGAGGATCACAAAGACATGAGCAAGGACATGTTCGAGGTaagcagcaaacaaacaaacaaacatatggATTCTCCTAAATATTAAATAAAGATTTTATTCCTCTGGGAGAAAGGGGGATGGTAAATCAGTGTCTCAAATTCTTTGCCTCGAGAATTACCTGACTAAAGGGACAATTACTTGGACACCAG
The Emys orbicularis isolate rEmyOrb1 chromosome 1, rEmyOrb1.hap1, whole genome shotgun sequence DNA segment above includes these coding regions:
- the LOC135895557 gene encoding inosine-uridine preferring nucleoside hydrolase-like, translated to MTKLLLIDVDCGVDDAQAIMMALASPSVEILGITCCYGNTVLENVCKNVLRVLQVCKRLEIPVYQGASAPLLGGPVEGAFFHGRDGLGDVPVPNAPGLDHLQKEHAVIAMLRIVNEKPGQISLVATGPLTNLALAVKLDPTFPKKLKNMFIMGGNVESRGNVTVCGEFNFATDPEAAYVVLNEFTCPTYIATWEFTCRNSLSWEFYHEWINQDTKKAKFTEKIFAHSIKFMKSEHENTGNILWTPGFVSCDSYAMAAAIDESFVTEAIEAAVSVELNGSLTRGMMVMDINGLLKKKNKAFVINKCDLEKFKELLIAALK